One window of the Xiphophorus hellerii strain 12219 chromosome 15, Xiphophorus_hellerii-4.1, whole genome shotgun sequence genome contains the following:
- the LOC116733670 gene encoding Fc receptor-like A, whose translation MSGSSSSSSSIQLSVSGGSVILQSPVLPVMEGDDVTLSCRAKNPTHNLPAAFYKDGSFIGDETTGNKILNSVKKSDEGLYKCNVKGHGESPSSRISVKERISSTPPSSSTSSSSSQSPMDSSSPSLPLPLLLSLCLACVCLVFVFLVLLLKCFVRRKPEVVEDEDPSHSDDILQTRLQPIRCSVENDSSAVYSYVRKGNNTDRTKRTKDLHPEPEIIYSSLLIHQ comes from the exons ATGTctggatcctccagcagcagcagcagcatccagctCTCTGTCTCTG gtggatcagtgatcctgcagagtcctgtcctccctgtgatggagggagatgacgtcactctgagctgcagagcaaagaatcCAACCCACAACCTCCCAGCTGCTTTCTATAAAGATGGCTCCTTCATTGGTGATGAAACTACTGGCAACAAGATTCTCAACTCGGTGAAGAAATCTGATGAAGGCCTCTATAAATGTAATGTCAAAGGTCATGGAGAGTCTCCATCCAGCAGGATCtctgtcaaag agagaatctcctccactcctccttcctcctccacctcttcttcCAGTTCCCAGTCTCCGATGGATTCTTCCTCTCCCagtcttcctcttcctcttcttctctctctctgtcttgcCTGTGTTTGTCTCGTCTTCGTcttcctggttctgctgctgaaatgttttgtcaGGAGGAAACCTGAAG ttgTTGAAGATGAAGATCCGTCACACAGTGATGATATTTTACAAACCCgactgcagccaatcagatgcaGCGTTG AGAACGATTCATCTGCTGTTTATTCATACGTcagaaaaggaaacaacacagaCAGAACAAAAAGGACCaaag ATCTTCATCCAGAGCCAGAGATCATCTACTCTTCCCTCCTGATCCACCAGTGA
- the LOC116734114 gene encoding butyrophilin-like protein 8 isoform X4: protein MIEMVSLKVSLLWTLWISSVSAEGHVKVRGEPGQSIILPCSSAANSSVIVVQWSRTDLGSEYVLLFRDGRFDVRKQNPSYQNRVDLVDQQMKKGNVSLVLKNLTINDTGLYQCQVQNEGSLDTKLIRTIRLEVISPEKKNGGTSDGSIGLIVGDLLPWRLMIDQ from the exons ATGATAGAAATGGTTTCATTAAAGGTCTCGTTGCtctggactctgtggatcaGCTCTGTCTCTGCTGAAG GTCAtgtaaaggtcagaggtgaaccTGGACAGTCCATCATTCTGCCCTGTAGTTCTGCTGCCAATTCATCTGTTATCGTCGTTCAGTGGAGCAGAACCGATCTGGGCTCAGAGTACGTTCTTCTGTTCAGAGACGGTCGGTTTGATGTAAGGAAACAGAACCCGTCTTATCAGAACCGGGTGGATCTGGTGGACCAACAGATGAAGAAAGGAAATGTGTCTTTGGTTCTGAAGAACCTGACGATTAACGATACGGGACTATATCAGTGCCAAGTCCAGAATGAAGGAAGCCTTGATACTAAActcatcagaaccatcagactGGAGGTTATTAGTCCAG agaagaaaaatggaGGAACCAGCGATGGATCCATCGGACTGATAGTTG GTGatctgttgccatggcgactGATGATAGACCAATAA
- the LOC116734114 gene encoding butyrophilin-like protein 8 isoform X6 codes for MIEMVSLKVSLLWTLWISSVSAEGHVKVRGEPGQSIILPCSSAANSSVIVVQWSRTDLGSEYVLLFRDGRFDVRKQNPSYQNRVDLVDQQMKKGNVSLVLKNLTINDTGLYQCQVQNEGSLDTKLIRTIRLEVISPEKKNGGTSDGSIGLIVICCHGD; via the exons ATGATAGAAATGGTTTCATTAAAGGTCTCGTTGCtctggactctgtggatcaGCTCTGTCTCTGCTGAAG GTCAtgtaaaggtcagaggtgaaccTGGACAGTCCATCATTCTGCCCTGTAGTTCTGCTGCCAATTCATCTGTTATCGTCGTTCAGTGGAGCAGAACCGATCTGGGCTCAGAGTACGTTCTTCTGTTCAGAGACGGTCGGTTTGATGTAAGGAAACAGAACCCGTCTTATCAGAACCGGGTGGATCTGGTGGACCAACAGATGAAGAAAGGAAATGTGTCTTTGGTTCTGAAGAACCTGACGATTAACGATACGGGACTATATCAGTGCCAAGTCCAGAATGAAGGAAGCCTTGATACTAAActcatcagaaccatcagactGGAGGTTATTAGTCCAG agaagaaaaatggaGGAACCAGCGATGGATCCATCGGACTGATA GTGatctgttgccatggcgactGA
- the LOC116734114 gene encoding sodium channel subunit beta-4-like isoform X1 — MIEMVSLKVSLLWTLWISSVSAEGHVKVRGEPGQSIILPCSSAANSSVIVVQWSRTDLGSEYVLLFRDGRFDVRKQNPSYQNRVDLVDQQMKKGNVSLVLKNLTINDTGLYQCQVQNEGSLDTKLIRTIRLEVISPEKKNGGTSDGSIGLIVGLILLILLAVVVVLFLIYKKQSACFRKKSSDPPVDL, encoded by the exons ATGATAGAAATGGTTTCATTAAAGGTCTCGTTGCtctggactctgtggatcaGCTCTGTCTCTGCTGAAG GTCAtgtaaaggtcagaggtgaaccTGGACAGTCCATCATTCTGCCCTGTAGTTCTGCTGCCAATTCATCTGTTATCGTCGTTCAGTGGAGCAGAACCGATCTGGGCTCAGAGTACGTTCTTCTGTTCAGAGACGGTCGGTTTGATGTAAGGAAACAGAACCCGTCTTATCAGAACCGGGTGGATCTGGTGGACCAACAGATGAAGAAAGGAAATGTGTCTTTGGTTCTGAAGAACCTGACGATTAACGATACGGGACTATATCAGTGCCAAGTCCAGAATGAAGGAAGCCTTGATACTAAActcatcagaaccatcagactGGAGGTTATTAGTCCAG agaagaaaaatggaGGAACCAGCGATGGATCCATCGGACTGATAGTTGGTCTGATCTTATTGATCTTATtggctgttgttgttgttttatttctgatctATAAAAAACAATCTGCTTGTTTCAGGAAGAAAAGCTCAGATCCTCCAGTTGATCTGTAG